The nucleotide sequence GTCTGGGAGGGTGAGAAGAGGCCATGAGCCAACAAGTCTTTCAGAGCAATAGACAGCTCCTTCCTCACAGACGTTGTCAGCTCGTCTCGAGGTCCCAGCGCCATGTTGCTGGTGTAGTTGACGACATGCTCAAAGGAGGGCTGTCTGCAGGAGCCCAACACTCGCACCTTCTCAACAGCTGCCTCTAGACGCTGCAGCAGGGGCCCGTAATCCTGCCCTGAAGGCTCCTGGCTCCACATGCTCTGAGGAACATGGCCGGGCGCGCAGCCGAACTGGCTCGCAGCGAAGATCTGCAGCACGGCGAGGGCCTTCTGGATCAGCTGCAGGCCGGTCTGTCTTATCTTCTGGGCCTGCTCTGGGTCCACTGCAGTGAGAGGTGGAGAACCAAAAGAATGTGCTTATATTGGACTGGTGGGTTTGATCACCACCTCTAGTGAACTAAGAGTTTAGCAGTTAATTCATCTTTACAAACATTAGTTCAACACTTCAGGGATTAAGCCAGATCTTTATTAGAAGTGTCTctggacaaaaaaaagacatcctGACATGTGGTTCAAAAATGGATGGAATTATTGATATTTTTGAGCACGGAGCTGTGAGCTCTCAAACGTCATGTAGTCGGGCATCTACAGGTTTTATCACTACAAACATTAAATGGTACCTGCAGTTTGAAATGAACTGGCTAACCTTTGTTCTTCACTCCAGGAGTTCTGGGATTGGTCCCCGCAGCCTGTGGCTGCTGGCTGCGTCCACCGTCTGATAAGAGAGGGTTCCCCACTTCATCTTTTGGAAGGAAAAGCAAAGTCATTCATTAAATGATTTGTAAAAATTGacaattttgaaataaaaatagcaggCACTGAAACGAAACAGGAATCCACTTGAATGAAATGAGATGTGTACCCTGGATGAAGTTGATGAACATCTCCAGGTCTCTGATCTGGGTTTTGAGCTGATCCACCAGCTGCTCTTTGACCCTGGCTGGGTTCACTATCTGAGCAATGGCAGCGTCCACTCTCTGTCTCAGCTCCTCGGGCGACAAGTTCCCGATGTCCTCGTTCAGGTTCACGTCCAGCTTTTTAATCAACTCGTCAATGATGACCTGAAAAAAGTAAGACATGCTGAAGGTTAAAGAATATAGACGTATTGTCAGCTACACCACTGTTTCCCACAAGTAGACAATCTATATGCTGCAGCTGTATATTCTTAGTGCTTCTCTTACCATGCTATCCTCTGACACTAAATAGATGGTCACAGCACTGCATTCACAAACTAACTTCTCATTAGGGAAGTCATTTTTAGCCAGCAGCACGGCTCTGAGGATGGGAATGTCGGTGTGTCCACCACTTTGttccaaactgaaatatctcaacaaatattggatggattgccatgaaatgttggAATGACTTTAATCTCcagacttttcatctagcgccatcatcctATTCAGCCAATCCTTTGGTTTGCAACAAAAGGCTAGCAAAACTAACATTCCCATCTACCTCcactgtactttgtgttcagtgataattagcaaatgtttcatgcaaacacactaaactaagatggcgaacatggtaaacattattcCTGCTAACCATCAGCATGCCGTTCCAATCAGGTCAAATTTTTAGCCAATCTACACGTTTTAAAAGGAAAGGAGTAATCATAGAAAGATTATAATAGCAGGTTTTGAGTGGGTCAAATGTATTCGGATAGGCTTTTCAAACAACTTCTCTATATGAGAAACAGAACTGTTTACTAACACTAAAGCCTGAAGCATGTGAAGAACAGACATTTGACTTGTTACACCTGATCTGAAACAGGCAAACATCACATTATGTGCTCAACATAACATGCGAGTAACGATAATTTGGAGTTAGAACAAGCTGGTAGATTGTTTCAGTTGGGGCGTCTCATTTGGGAGGATGTAGTCGTCACTTTCTCTAAGATGACAAGCACCTAAAAAGTATAATGACTGACAGATGATCAGAAAACCTGTAGCTAATCTGACACACCAACTTGTGACAGGACCGAAACCAGTTCAGGTCCAGAAAACTGCACTGGTGCGTTTCCACGTTCCCACCTTCTGCCTCTCCATGACAACAGACTGCGGCAGCGAGTCGTAGCTGCCCTCCTGATAGGCGAAGCGCTCCAGATCATCCAGCTGTGTCTTCAGCTGGAAAATGAGATCCTTCTGTTTTTCCCTCTGAGCCTCCAGGCGctccctcttctccctctcacTCTGACAGCAGAAACATACACAATGATTTTAATTTCTACAGACAGGCAGCGCTGAGTGACCACCATAACACAGTGAACAGTGTGTACCAGGTCTTAACCGATGTGGGATTTCTGCTCCTGATGCCAATGTCAATATTTAAGATtgtaaggaggaaaaaaattcACTCAACAGTTGTTAACCAGTGTTTTGcagttaaaatgtattaaagtttGATATACAACGAGCACGAATAGGCTTACTGTAGGTCTGAGCAGCAGTTTTCTTATTCAGTCAGCTGCACCTTTTATAACTTTTGTCACGACAtttacacaaaatacacaaactcTCAAAGAGACGTCAGGTATCATACTTACCAGATCCCCCTGCAAGTAAAGCATGTGACAAGGGAgaaatgacataaaaaaagaCCTTTAGGTTGGGAAAGATGATGATCAATATATGCAAACAATTATTACGTGAGGCCAAGGCTTCGGTTAAAACTAAATGCAAAGAGGAAGGGAGTAAACAATGCTGAGAACAAAGCAGGTTGCTTCAACACCGTTGTGTACACAGAAGCCTTTATTTAACAGATAGTGATCTGCTGGAGGCATTTTTATTGGGCCTGCAGCCCTGTGagtcacacagttttccaatGGAGATAAGAGGTCTCGGGGAACAAAACAGAGGTGGGCGCAGCAGCCTCATGTGTGACGCAACAAGCACACTTTAATCAGCTTTAATAAAGAAAGCTCACAGCCACTGAGGCGACGGTTTAACACCACAAAGACtcactgtgtgtgcgtttaTATCTGTATATTTTAGCGAGTGTCCACGTCTTTGTATCCAACTTTGTTTGTGCATGTTAAATATGAGTGACGATCTGCTCGACTGACAGGTGAATGTTGACCATGTTGATCATTTATTAATCcgacaattatttattattactgtcaGAAAagagtgaaattattttattatttatttaattattttataaatccCTATGTGACATTTGCAAATGgcctgttttgtccaactaaaatagaaaaacatgCAGTTAATCGTCACACAAgacacaaaagcacaaaatcCTCTCAATTAAGAGGCTGGCAGTAGAAAATGTTACACGGGcctaaaaattaatttaaagaatTTATCGATTATCAGAACAGCTGCAGTTTATTGACAAACCGATTAATCGACAAATCATCACCCATCAATCACTCAATCTGACACAGGAAATAGAAAAACAGACCCAAATCTAAAGGGGTCATTAAAATAGGAACACCTTCCATCACTTGTTTTTGACGCCTGTTGTATTTTCCCGGCATGCACTCCGGTGTGTAGGATCAAGACGGTTGCGTGTTGCGGTATCATGACCAGAAGCCTCACCGAGTTCTCCAGCTGTTTGGCATCCTGAGCCCTGCAGCCCACAACATGCGGGCAGCCCTTGAAGGCGAACTCCTCCAGCTCGACCAgcatcctctccttctcctcgcTCTGGGCGTGAACTATCTGCTTCAGTCGGAACTGCACCTGAGCGAAGTGTGAGGTGAGGGCGAGGAGAGAGGAGTTCAGCAAGTCCTGCTCCTCTTCCAGCTTCTCCACCCTGACGGCCATTTCCTCCTCCGTGGCCGGGGACGAGCTTCTCTGCGTCGGCTGCCCTGCGCTCCCGCTCTCCTCCTCGGGACTGGCCACAGCGCCCACCGGTGCCCATCGCTCCCCTGCGCCGGCGAAAGCAGCCTCGCTGTCCGAGGCTGACAGCTCCTCGGTGGACATTTTGGACGACCGAGTTTACTCCAGCTGTTTCACTACGTCGCCAGTTTCTTAACAGTCTCTTCCAGATGCTTTGCTTTCCTCCGCTGCGCAGACAACAACAAGGATCACCACCGGAGGAACAGGTGGCTCGCCATCTTGGTAAGGATGATTCATACGTCAAAACGGAGACACGTCAAGCTGACTGGGAAAATACCGGAAATTAGCACGgtttacttcaaaataaaagcgtccCTCAAACGTTAGCGATGTAGCCGTTTGGTGTCACAGGTGGAATTTAAAAATACTCAtacaaataaaatcttaaatctTAAAAATGTATGAACATATAGTTCATTTGTCtctagacaaaaaaaaagacaccctGACATGTGGTTCAAAAATGGATGGCTGTGAGCTCTCAAACGTCATGTAGCCGGACATCTACAGGTTTTATCACTACAAACATTAAATGGTACCTGCAGTTTGAAATGAACTGGCTAACCTTTGTTCTTCACTCCAGGAGTTCTGGGATTGGTCTATAAACTATAATCAGCAAAATGATAATATTCACAAACTACATTCATTGAtaacattcaaataaataaatgtatgtagaAAAAGCATATGGCATGTCCCTGAACACAAATTTAGATTTTCATTGAAACTATTGACGTAAACACATTAGATGTTTTGTGAAATCATATAAATAATGGGGGCATATTATTTTAGGTAAATGTCTTAAATCTACAGAAGGCCTAAGtagccatccattcaaatatctTTCTTACTCCGTTTTCCAGTGATAAGAGGATAATTATCTTGAGATCTCGAGATAAGGAAGTTCATCATAGGTGTCGGCAGGAGCGTTTTCAGTGTCACTGGTCAGCTCAATTGGTGGAGAAGAGGGTCTTACAGTCAAAGGGTGTCTTTTTTGATCCCgacttaaaggagacctattatactgcttttccacacacaaaagaaggaaaaaaaaaacgttgAAAGTGGGAATTGAAAACGCAGTCATTTGaagtcctgtgctctaccaactgagctagaCACTGAGACCAGAAATATTCCCGAAAGTATCCTAAAGAAAAGCACCTGCCGAGCCCTGTATTcggctatggtttgttatctcaagatcatgAGAAAATGATCGTTATTGATTGTAAAAAAATCATTTGAATGGAATGGATAGGGCTTCCATATAAATCAGCTCTCATGTTTaagattttaataaattaagtaATATGTTGTCCAAAGTTTATAAAAACGTTAATTAATTCAGCTACATACAGTTCCACATGATGTATAGTGTGTGGTATTACAAActacatatatattatacattataaatAACACCTTAAAATACATTCTTATTGTATTCATTATTCATGCTTATACACATATtacctataaatatattttgtatagtACACACATTATGGCTGCCGGGGTTGCATTAATGGATTTCGTTTTGTgtacaaatatttacacaattCATTTGTACAGCTTAAGATTCTGTAATAGATTTTTAATGTGATCTCTCTATAATATTTAATGGATTTTATTCAAAGagtattttttcagttttctcaCCTCTAAGCCT is from Micropterus dolomieu isolate WLL.071019.BEF.003 ecotype Adirondacks linkage group LG02, ASM2129224v1, whole genome shotgun sequence and encodes:
- the rundc1 gene encoding RUN domain-containing protein 1 — translated: MSTEELSASDSEAAFAGAGERWAPVGAVASPEEESGSAGQPTQRSSSPATEEEMAVRVEKLEEEQDLLNSSLLALTSHFAQVQFRLKQIVHAQSEEKERMLVELEEFAFKGCPHVVGCRAQDAKQLENSSEREKRERLEAQREKQKDLIFQLKTQLDDLERFAYQEGSYDSLPQSVVMERQKVIIDELIKKLDVNLNEDIGNLSPEELRQRVDAAIAQIVNPARVKEQLVDQLKTQIRDLEMFINFIQDEVGNPLLSDGGRSQQPQAAGTNPRTPGVKNKVDPEQAQKIRQTGLQLIQKALAVLQIFAASQFGCAPGHVPQSMWSQEPSGQDYGPLLQRLEAAVEKVRVLGSCRQPSFEHVVNYTSNMALGPRDELTTSVRKELSIALKDLLAHGLFSPSQTMSLVLAPISCLLPYRPAPQTMHPWELFVKYYNSKNGKAFVESPARQLSQSFSLPVGAGPVTVTPKQSLLWAIHTVLKEHGRYKRGPDTEFKALVCMALNEQRLVSWLNLLCKSGTLIHPHYQSWSYMAQTGFEGALRILGRISHLKFNLPVDLAVRQLKNIKDAF